Genomic segment of Polycladomyces abyssicola:
TGTCTCGAGTGTTGGAATTGGCCAAAACGGCACGCGAGTCGGGTGTGCGTATTCCATTGGTTTTGTTCTCTTATGTGAATCCCTTGATACAGTTGGGTTTTGACCGGTTTGCGAAAAGGGCACGCGAATCAGGAATCGATGGGGTGATCGTTCCAGACCTTCCGGTGGAGGAAAACGAAGCATTGCGTACTGCCTGCGCCGATCAAGGATTGGATGTGATCCCGTTGGTGGCGCCGACGTCGCGGGAACGGGTCCGTATGATCGCCGAGCAGGCGCAGGGATTCGTCTATTGTGTTTCCTCTCTGGGAACGACGGGGATACGGGACGGATTTTCCAAGGACGTTGACGCGTTTTTGGAAGAAGTCCGGCGTGTGAGTCCGGTTCCCACTGCGATCGGATTCGGGATTTCGCGTCCAGAACACGTCCGCCGTTTCTCCCGCCACGCTGATGCCGTCGTGGTGGGCAGCGCGTTGGTGCGCTTGATCGGTGAACGCCGGGAAGCCTTGCAAAATCATGCCACACGGGAACAAGCCCTCGCTGAGATCCGTGAATTTGTCAGGGAGCTCAAAACAGAGTAAGATAGAGAGAAAAACGGCGGGGAGGAAACCATGGTATGAAACCGAAAGCAGCTATCCGCGGTTTGCCTGTGTACCAGCCGGGAAAACCGCTTGAAGAAGTAAAACGGGAACTGGGATTAAAAGAAGTGATCAAGCTGGCATCCAATGAAAATCCGTTCGGTTGCTCGCCGGCGGTGTGGGAATCGCTGGCCGCCGAACGGGAATTTTTTGCCATGTACCCCGAGGGGACGGCGCCTGATTTGCGTCGGGAGCTGGCCCGTCATCTCGGTGTGGACGAAGCCCGTTTGATTTTCGGTAACGGTTCGGACGAAGTCGTCCAGATGTTGGCCCGTGCTTACCTCGAGCCGGGGTGCGAGTCGGTGATGGCGGATCGGACGTTTCCGCGTTACGAGACATTGACGCGGATGGAGGGCGCCACACCGGTGGAAGTGCCGTTGGTTGACGGTACGCATGATCTGGAGGCGATGGCATCGGCTGTGAACGAACGGACACGTATCGTGTGGATTTGCAATCCCAACAATCCGACGGGCACGATTGTGGCTCGGGACGCATTGGTCCGTTTTCTCGACCGGATGCCGGAGCATGTGCTGGTCGTTGTGGATGAGGCTTATTATGAATATGTGACCGATCCTGCGTACCCGGATACGGTATCACTTTTGGATCGCTATCCGCAGTTGTTTATTTTGCGCACGTTTTCCAAGATTTACGGGTTGGCCGCTTTCCGCATCGGTTACGGCATCGGTCACCCGGATGTGGTGACGGAGCTGAACCGCGTTCGCGAACCGTTCAACGTCAACCGTCTGGCGCAACGGGCTGCCCGTGCTGCATTGGCAGACCAGGCGTTCGTGGAGCGCTGCCGCCGTCTCAACCGCGAAGGGGTGGAGACGATCAGCCGCCAGTTGCACGAATGGGGATTGCATCATTTCCCTTCACACGGGAATTTCGTGTTGCTGGATACGGGTAAGCCGGCGGACGAAGTGTTTCAATCGCTTTTGAAACAAGGTATCATCGTCCGTTCCGGAGAGGCGCTCGGCTATCCGACGTACATCCGGGTCACAGTCGGCTCACCTGAACAAAACGCCCGCTTCTTGGACGCATTGGCAGTCTGTCTGGGAAGGCAAAGGAACGAAGTCCGTTGAATCAAGGGAAAGTGACGGTCATCGGGATCGGTCTGATCGGCGGGTCCCTTGCTTTGTGTATCAAGGAGCGGACGGAGTACACGGTTTGCGGCTGTGATGTTTCCGAAAGGTCCTTGGAATTGGCCCGCGCCTCCGGAGTCATTGATGAAGGAACCACGGATTTGGCGGAAGCGGTCAAAGACGCCGATTATCTGTTTTTGGCCGTTCCCGTCGGGCTGATTTCCCGTCTGATGGCACAATTGCGAGAGATGCCGCTTAAACCGGGGTGCATCATTTCGGATGTCGGCAGTACCAAAGGGGAGATCGTCCGGCACGGTCGGGAGCTGAGCCGGGTCGGTGTCACTTTCATCGGCGGGCATCCGATGGCCGGTTCTCACCGCTCAGGCGTTGAAGCGGCTGATCCGTTGCTGTTTGAAAATGCGTATTACATATTGACGCCAACACCGGAAACATCGTTGGTGGATATGCAACGGTTGAGCCGTTTGTTGCAGGTGGCCACACGTGCACAATTGGTCATCATGGATCCGGATCATCATGACCGGGTGGTAGGGGCGATCAGCCATTTGCCGCACGTGATCGCGGCCGGTTTGGTTAACCAGGTGGGGCGCTACAATGAGGAAAACGAGTGGTTCCACCGGTTGGCGGCGGGAGGTTTCCGGGATTTGACGCGCATTGCCGCCAGTCATCCCGTGATGTGGCGGGATATTTTGATGAGCAACCGCCATACGGTGTTGTCGTTAATGGACGACTGGTTGAAGGAGATGCAGCGATTTCGCCAGGCGATTGAAGCGGGTGACGCGCAGGAAGTGGAGGCGTTGTTCGACCGGGCAAGACGCCTGAGAGAGCAGTTGCCCGACAGGAAAAAAGGCATCCTGCTGCGCCCCTATGAATGCTACGTCAATGTCCCCGACCGTCCGGGAATGATCGGAGAAGTGGCGACACTGCTGGGGAAAAACGGCATCAACTTGAGTAACATCGGTGTGATGGAAAACCGTGAGGAAGAAGTCGGTGTGCTCCGATTGTCGTTCCGCACCGAAGAAGATTTGACACAAGCGGTGGCGGTGCTCAAACAGGCCAATTATATAGTGATCGAATAAGTGCGGGAGGGAGAGAACCATGGACATCATCCGATCCACCCCCAAACGGCCGTTTCACCAATCGGTCCGGGTGCCGGGGGATAAGTCCATCAGCCATCGCGGGGTGATGTTTGGAGCCATCGCGCAGGGGACTACGCGGGTGGAAGGTTTTTTGCCTGGAGCAGACTGTCTCAGTACCATCGCGTGTTTCCGTCGGTTGGGCGTGGAGATCGAACGGGAGACCCCCACGACGGTACTGATCAAAGGGAAGGGATGGGAAGGCTTGCGCGAGCCGGCCCAATGGTTGGATGTGGGCAATTCCGGTACGACCATCCGCCTCATGCTCGGTATTTTGGCTGGACGCCCGTTTTTCTCCGCTGTGGCCGGGGATGATTCCATTGCGCGCCGTCCGATGGGACGTGTAGTGCAACCGTTGCGGGAGATGGGAGCGTTCATTGACGGCCGGGAGGGTGGTTCGTTTACGCCGCTCGCTGTTCGCGGAGGGCATTTGAAGGGAATTGAGCACGTGAGCCGGGTAGCCAGCGCTCAAGTGAAATCGTGTCTCCTGCTGGCCGGTCTACAGGCGGAAGGAACGACGGTGGTGCGGGAACCGGCTGTTTCCAGGGATCATACGGAGCGGATGCTCCAGGCTTTCGGTGTGGATCTGGAAGCCGAGCCCGGTCGGGTGGCCGTCAAGGGAGGTCAATCGTTGACAGGTCAATACGTCCGGGTACCCGGTGATGTTTCGTCGGCGGCGTTCATTTGGTCGGCAGCGCTGATGGTGCCGGGCAGTCGTGTGAAGGTGCGGGATGTGGGACTCAACCCGACCCGAACCGGCATCTTGGATGTGTTCCGCATGATGGGTGCCGAAGTGTTGGTGGAGCCGAAAGGGAAATGGTGCGGTGAACCAGTCGGGGATGTGACGGTGTCAGCGGACGGTCTTCGTGCCGTTGAAGTGGGAGGCGATCTCATCCCGCGCTTGATTGACGAAATCCCGGTATTGGCCGTAGTGGCTACTCAGGCGGAAGGGACGACGATCATCAAGGATGCAGCCGAACTGAAGGTGAAGGAGACGAACCGTATCGCCACCACGACGACGGAGTTGCGCAAATTGGGCGCCCAAGTGGAGGAGACGGACGATGGTTTGATCATCTACGGTCCAACCCGTTTAAAAGGCGGCGTCTGCGACAGCCACGGCGACCACCGTATCGGGATGGCGATGGCGATCGCCGGTCTGGCGGCCTCGGATGAAGTGACCGTGCGAAATGCGACTGCCATCGATGTGTCTTTCCCTGGTTTCGCCGAACTTCTGGAACAATTGGGAGCATAACGGGCAAAGCTTGGGATTGATTCGGGAACTCAGCTGATTCGGGTGCACCTTTTTCCTCTCGATCTATTTCGCCAGCTCAAAGGTCTCTCATGGGAAAAAGGTCACCCTTCTTTTTCCCGACCCCTGAAGTGCCAGTTCGAACAGCCGGCTGGGAGCGCATCCCCATACTTCCTGTGGGATGATATCCCGCCCCGAATCTCTCCGTTGGTTGTGGCAGTTTTGTATGATTGACTCTCTCGTTTTAGAAAACAGAAAATTAGGAATTACCTGTTGACCTTCCTATATGGTATGCTATAATGAAAGTACAGTATGGTTTCTCTCCACTCCTATCCATTGGTGCACGTTCTGTGCCTGCCGCCGTAAGGCGGTTCTTTTTTTGTCCCATTTTTCATACATCTGTGGCAGGGGAGGGAGTCGGATGAAAGAGAAACCGCATATGTGGGTGATGGAAGCGGTCTTTGCCATCGGTATGCTGCTTTTGTTGAAAAAATGGGTGTTTCCCTTTCTCATATGGCAGTGGTTCGGTTCGGGTGATTCGGCCTCCAATATGCTGATCGGTACGCATATTGCTGTCGCCGTGGTAACCGTGATGGTGTATGTGGGGTTGGGCTCCGTTTCCAACCAGGTATATGGTTTGTCGTTGGCTTCGGTATTGGCGATGGATACGCTGTTGCATGCCGTCTTTTTTGTCCCCTTATTGCCTTGGACGGCCACCATCCGTGAAAGCTGGACTGGCTTGTTGGGGGATGGTGTGCACCTGTTCCTGCCGGATATCCGTCTTTCCTCCCTGGCAACGTGGATGGTGTGTACAGGCTTGATGACGATCGGGCGGGTGTTGCGTGTGCGTGAAACGGAAGAGGTGGAAAAACACCATAAAAGGTTCCAAATTGCTATCGACTCTTTACCAGCGAATGAAGAGAACCGTTTCTGGTCGAAGCGTATGTAGTAGAAGGAGGGGCAATACCGGCAGGCTGTAATCAATCGCTCCACCTGTACCTTGTAGGGAAGCGGGTCTTGGCCGCTCCGAACCAGGTAGCGCAGGACACGGCCTCGATATATTTTGTTCCGATCGATTAACCGGCACGGAGACAAGATCGCACGAAGAATCGTGCGATTTTTTTATCTCCGAAATTCATAAACAAGTTTGCTTCACAAACCGACTCCCACTCTATATCAACCTCACGCTAACCAGGCGTGACGAAACACAGCATTTATAAAGAATGGTCGGACGTGTAAGGTTCACCGATTTCGTCCATGATAAGGAGTAGGAAAAAGTTGGGATGGAGGGATCGTGGTGAACCTGGCGGATTTGCTGACTTACGCGGATATCGAACAATTACGGCGTATGCAGGAGCATTATGGGGTGGATGGCGATGCTCATTCCAAACATCATCTGATCTGTTCGTTGCTTCGCTATTTGGGGAGTTCTTCCGTTTTGATCGCGTTGGTGCGCGGGATGGAAGAGGAGGAGCGGCGTTTTTTGCAGTTGCTCTGCCTTGATTCCCGGGAAGTGTACAGCATGGAAGACTTGCTGAGCAAAGAGCGGATGGCGTGGGGAAAAACCGAGGGGAAACCGCGCGAATTGGTGGGCAAAGGATTGCGGTCAGGTTGGCTGTTTCCCGGAGTTACGTCCGATTCCCGCCAATTGTATCGGGTGCCTCTCGATTTTCGGCAACGTGTGATGCGCGT
This window contains:
- the aroA gene encoding 3-phosphoshikimate 1-carboxyvinyltransferase; translation: MRSTPKRPFHQSVRVPGDKSISHRGVMFGAIAQGTTRVEGFLPGADCLSTIACFRRLGVEIERETPTTVLIKGKGWEGLREPAQWLDVGNSGTTIRLMLGILAGRPFFSAVAGDDSIARRPMGRVVQPLREMGAFIDGREGGSFTPLAVRGGHLKGIEHVSRVASAQVKSCLLLAGLQAEGTTVVREPAVSRDHTERMLQAFGVDLEAEPGRVAVKGGQSLTGQYVRVPGDVSSAAFIWSAALMVPGSRVKVRDVGLNPTRTGILDVFRMMGAEVLVEPKGKWCGEPVGDVTVSADGLRAVEVGGDLIPRLIDEIPVLAVVATQAEGTTIIKDAAELKVKETNRIATTTTELRKLGAQVEETDDGLIIYGPTRLKGGVCDSHGDHRIGMAMAIAGLAASDEVTVRNATAIDVSFPGFAELLEQLGA
- a CDS encoding prephenate dehydrogenase codes for the protein MNQGKVTVIGIGLIGGSLALCIKERTEYTVCGCDVSERSLELARASGVIDEGTTDLAEAVKDADYLFLAVPVGLISRLMAQLREMPLKPGCIISDVGSTKGEIVRHGRELSRVGVTFIGGHPMAGSHRSGVEAADPLLFENAYYILTPTPETSLVDMQRLSRLLQVATRAQLVIMDPDHHDRVVGAISHLPHVIAAGLVNQVGRYNEENEWFHRLAAGGFRDLTRIAASHPVMWRDILMSNRHTVLSLMDDWLKEMQRFRQAIEAGDAQEVEALFDRARRLREQLPDRKKGILLRPYECYVNVPDRPGMIGEVATLLGKNGINLSNIGVMENREEEVGVLRLSFRTEEDLTQAVAVLKQANYIVIE
- the trpA gene encoding tryptophan synthase subunit alpha, coding for MTAIEQALRKPSEVRLIPFLVAGDPDPETSLDLLRILDEEGVAVVELGVPYSDPLADGPVIQEAATRALSHGMNLSRVLELAKTARESGVRIPLVLFSYVNPLIQLGFDRFAKRARESGIDGVIVPDLPVEENEALRTACADQGLDVIPLVAPTSRERVRMIAEQAQGFVYCVSSLGTTGIRDGFSKDVDAFLEEVRRVSPVPTAIGFGISRPEHVRRFSRHADAVVVGSALVRLIGERREALQNHATREQALAEIREFVRELKTE
- the hisC gene encoding histidinol-phosphate transaminase yields the protein MKPKAAIRGLPVYQPGKPLEEVKRELGLKEVIKLASNENPFGCSPAVWESLAAEREFFAMYPEGTAPDLRRELARHLGVDEARLIFGNGSDEVVQMLARAYLEPGCESVMADRTFPRYETLTRMEGATPVEVPLVDGTHDLEAMASAVNERTRIVWICNPNNPTGTIVARDALVRFLDRMPEHVLVVVDEAYYEYVTDPAYPDTVSLLDRYPQLFILRTFSKIYGLAAFRIGYGIGHPDVVTELNRVREPFNVNRLAQRAARAALADQAFVERCRRLNREGVETISRQLHEWGLHHFPSHGNFVLLDTGKPADEVFQSLLKQGIIVRSGEALGYPTYIRVTVGSPEQNARFLDALAVCLGRQRNEVR